One window of Bos indicus isolate NIAB-ARS_2022 breed Sahiwal x Tharparkar chromosome 18, NIAB-ARS_B.indTharparkar_mat_pri_1.0, whole genome shotgun sequence genomic DNA carries:
- the CDH3 gene encoding cadherin-3 isoform X7 encodes MAQVYWLPRAASEPCRAGFGEAEVTLEARGAELEPGQALGKVVFTDCPGQESALLTDDDFIVLNDETVQERKALKISPPAPVLRRRKREWVVPPISVPENGKGPFPQRLNQLKSNKDRGTKIFYSITGPGADSPPEGIFAIEKETGWLLLNKPLDREKIAKYELFGHAVSENGASVEDPMNISIIVTDQNDHKPKFTQDVFRGSVLEGVLPGTSVMQVTATDEDDAVNTYNGVVAYSIHSQEPKDPNDLMFTVHRSTGTISVISSGLDRERVPEYTLTIHATDMDGDGSSTTAMAIVEILDANDNAPVFDPQKYEARVPENTVSHEVQRLTVTDLDAPNSPAWRATYRIVGGDNGDHFTITTDPESNQGILTTQKGLDFEAKTQHTLYVEVINEVPFVVKLPTSTATVVVLVEDVNEPPVFVPPSKVIEIQEGISTGEPICAYTARDPDKGSQKISYHILRDPAGWLAMDPDSGQVTAAGVLDREDEQFVRNNIYEVMVLATDDGSPPTTGTGTLLLTLMDINDHGPVPEPRQITICNQSPVPQVLNITDKDLSPHTAPFQAQLTHDSDVYWTAEVNEKGDAVALSLKKFLKQGEYDVHLSLSDHGNKEQLTVIRATVCDCHGNMVTCRDPWTWGFLLPILGAALALLLLLLVLLFLVRKKRKIKEPLLLPEDDTRDNVFYYGEEGGGEEDQDYDITQLHRGLEARPEVVLRNDVAPSFIPTPMYRPRPANPDEIGNFIIENLKAANTDPTAPPYDSLLVFDYEGSGSDAASLSSLTSSTSDQDQDYNYLNEWGSRFKKLADMYGGGQDD; translated from the exons TGGTCTTCACAGACTGCCCTGGGCAAGAGTCGGCCCTGCTGACTGACGATGACTTCATTGTTCTGAACGATGAAACAGTCCAG GAAAGGAAAGCACTGAAGATCTCCCCACCCGCACCTGTCTTACGAAGGCGCAAGAGAGAATGGGTGGTCCCGCCAATATCTGTGCCTGAGAATGGCAAGGGTCCTTTCCCCCAGAGGCTGAATCAG cTCAAATCTAATAAGGACAGAGGCACCAAGATTTTCTACAGCATCACGGGGCCTGGGGCAGACAGCCCACCAGAGGGTATCTTTGctatagagaaggaaacaggCTGGTTGTTGCTGAATAAGCCACTGGACCGGGAGAAGATTGCCAAGTATGAG CTCTTTGGCCATGCTGTATCAGAGAACGGCGCCTCTGTGGAAGATCCCATGAACATCTCCATCATTGTAACAGACCAGAATGACCACAAGCCCAAGTTCACCCAGGATGTCTTCAGAGGGAGCGTCTTGGAAGGGGTGCTACCTG GCACTTCCGTGATGCAGGTGACAGCCACGGATGAGGACGACGCCGTTAACACCTACAACGGTGTGGTTGCTTACTCCATCCACAGTCAAGAGCCAAAGGACCCGAATGACCTCATGTTCACAGTCCACCGGAGCACGGGTACCATCAGCGTCATCTCCAGTGGCCTGGACCGGGAA AGAGTCCCCGAGTACACACTGACCATCCATGCCACAGACATGGATGGGGACGGCTCCAGCACCACGGCTATGGCCATAGTGGAAATCCTCGATGCCAACGACAATGCTCCCGTGTTTGATCCCCAGAAG TATGAGGCCCGTGTGCCTGAGAACACAGTGAGCCACGAGGTGCAGAGGCTGACAGTGACTGATCTGGACGCCCCTAACTCACCAGCATGGCGTGCCACCTACCGCATCGTGGGAGGTGACAACGGGGACCATTTTACCATCACTACTGACCCCGAGAGCAACCAGGGTATCCTGACCACCCAGAAG GGCTTGGATTTTGAGGCCAAAACCCAGCACACCCTGTACGTCGAAGTGATCAACGAGGTTCCCTTTGTGGTGAAACTCCCGACCTCCACAGCCACCGTAGTGGTCCTCGTGGAGGATGTGAATGAGCCACCCGTGTTTGTCCCCCCGTCCAAAGTCATCGAAATCCAGGAGGGCATCTCCACTGGGGAGCCTATTTGTGCCTACACTGCACGGGACCCAGACAAGGGGAGTCAGAAGATCAG TTACCACATCCTGAGAGACCCAGCAGGGTGGCTAGCGATGGACCCAGACAGTGGACAAGTCACTGCCGCAGGGGTCTTGGACCGTGAGGATGAGCAGTTTGTGAGAAACAACATCTACGAAGTCATGGTCTTGGCCACAGATGATG GGAGCCCTCCCACCACTGGCACAGGGACCCTCCTGCTAACACTGATGGACATCAATGACCACGGTCCGGTCCCCGAGCCCCGTCAGATCACCATCTGCAACCAAAGCCCTGTGCCCCAGGTGCTAAACATCACAGACAAGGACTTGTCCCCCCACACTGCCCCTTTCCAGGCCCAACTCACACACGACTCGGACGTCTATTGGACAGCAGAAGTCAACGAGAAAG GAGACGCAGTAGCCTTGTCCCTGAAGAAGTTCCTAAAGCAAGGCGAATACGATGTGCACCTTTCCCTGTCCGACCACGGCAACAAGGAACAGCTGACAGTGATCAGAGCCACCGTGTGTGACTGCCACGGCAACATGGTGACCTGCCGGGACCCCTGGACGTGGGGtttcctcctccccatcctggGTGCTGCCCTGGCTCTGCTGC TCCTTCTGCTGGTGCTCCTATTCTTGGTGAGAAAGAAACGGAAGATCAAggaaccccttctcctcccagaagATGATACCCGTGACAACGTCTTCTACTACGGCGAAGAGGGGGGTGGCGAGGAGGACCAG GACTATGACATCACCCAGCTCCACCGGGGTCTGGAGGCCCGGCCTGAGGTGGTTCTCCGCAACGATGTGGCACCATCCTTCATCCCCACACCCATGTACCGTCCTCGGCCAGCCAACCCAGATGAAATCGGCAACTTCATCATTGAG AACCTGAAGGCAGCCAACACAGACCCCACGGCCCCGCCCTACGACTCCCTGTTGGTGTTCGACTATGAGGGCAGTGGCTCCGATGCCGCCTCTCTGAGCTCGCTCACCTCCTCAACCTCTGACCAGGACCAAGACTACAACTATCTGAATGAGTGGGGCAGCCGCTTCAAGAAGCTGGCGGACATGTACGGCGGGGGCCAGGACGACTAG
- the CDH3 gene encoding cadherin-3 isoform X8, whose product MNAAPLFPAGFRCISTSFSHSSRKAQRPFSSRAAKAEEGAQVYWLPRAASEPCRAGFGEAEVTLEARGAELEPGQALGKVVFTDCPGQESALLTDDDFIVLNDETVQERKALKISPPAPVLRRRKREWVVPPISVPENGKGPFPQRLNQLKSNKDRGTKIFYSITGPGADSPPEGIFAIEKETGWLLLNKPLDREKIAKYELFGHAVSENGASVEDPMNISIIVTDQNDHKPKFTQDVFRGSVLEGVLPGTSVMQVTATDEDDAVNTYNGVVAYSIHSQEPKDPNDLMFTVHRSTGTISVISSGLDRERVPEYTLTIHATDMDGDGSSTTAMAIVEILDANDNAPVFDPQKYEARVPENTVSHEVQRLTVTDLDAPNSPAWRATYRIVGGDNGDHFTITTDPESNQGILTTQKGLDFEAKTQHTLYVEVINEVPFVVKLPTSTATVVVLVEDVNEPPVFVPPSKVIEIQEGISTGEPICAYTARDPDKGSQKISYHILRDPAGWLAMDPDSGQVTAAGVLDREDEQFVRNNIYEVMVLATDDGSPPTTGTGTLLLTLMDINDHGPVPEPRQITICNQSPVPQVLNITDKDLSPHTAPFQAQLTHDSDVYWTAEVNEKGDAVALSLKKFLKQGEYDVHLSLSDHGNKEQLTVIRATVCDCHGNMVTCRDPWTWGFLLPILGAALALLLLLLVLLFLVRKKRKIKEPLLLPEDDTRDNVFYYGEEGGGEEDQDYDITQLHRGLEARPEVVLRNDVAPSFIPTPMYRPRPANPDEIGNFIIENLKAANTDPTAPPYDSLLVFDYEGSGSDAASLSSLTSSTSDQDQDYNYLNEWGSRFKKLADMYGGGQDD is encoded by the exons TGGTCTTCACAGACTGCCCTGGGCAAGAGTCGGCCCTGCTGACTGACGATGACTTCATTGTTCTGAACGATGAAACAGTCCAG GAAAGGAAAGCACTGAAGATCTCCCCACCCGCACCTGTCTTACGAAGGCGCAAGAGAGAATGGGTGGTCCCGCCAATATCTGTGCCTGAGAATGGCAAGGGTCCTTTCCCCCAGAGGCTGAATCAG cTCAAATCTAATAAGGACAGAGGCACCAAGATTTTCTACAGCATCACGGGGCCTGGGGCAGACAGCCCACCAGAGGGTATCTTTGctatagagaaggaaacaggCTGGTTGTTGCTGAATAAGCCACTGGACCGGGAGAAGATTGCCAAGTATGAG CTCTTTGGCCATGCTGTATCAGAGAACGGCGCCTCTGTGGAAGATCCCATGAACATCTCCATCATTGTAACAGACCAGAATGACCACAAGCCCAAGTTCACCCAGGATGTCTTCAGAGGGAGCGTCTTGGAAGGGGTGCTACCTG GCACTTCCGTGATGCAGGTGACAGCCACGGATGAGGACGACGCCGTTAACACCTACAACGGTGTGGTTGCTTACTCCATCCACAGTCAAGAGCCAAAGGACCCGAATGACCTCATGTTCACAGTCCACCGGAGCACGGGTACCATCAGCGTCATCTCCAGTGGCCTGGACCGGGAA AGAGTCCCCGAGTACACACTGACCATCCATGCCACAGACATGGATGGGGACGGCTCCAGCACCACGGCTATGGCCATAGTGGAAATCCTCGATGCCAACGACAATGCTCCCGTGTTTGATCCCCAGAAG TATGAGGCCCGTGTGCCTGAGAACACAGTGAGCCACGAGGTGCAGAGGCTGACAGTGACTGATCTGGACGCCCCTAACTCACCAGCATGGCGTGCCACCTACCGCATCGTGGGAGGTGACAACGGGGACCATTTTACCATCACTACTGACCCCGAGAGCAACCAGGGTATCCTGACCACCCAGAAG GGCTTGGATTTTGAGGCCAAAACCCAGCACACCCTGTACGTCGAAGTGATCAACGAGGTTCCCTTTGTGGTGAAACTCCCGACCTCCACAGCCACCGTAGTGGTCCTCGTGGAGGATGTGAATGAGCCACCCGTGTTTGTCCCCCCGTCCAAAGTCATCGAAATCCAGGAGGGCATCTCCACTGGGGAGCCTATTTGTGCCTACACTGCACGGGACCCAGACAAGGGGAGTCAGAAGATCAG TTACCACATCCTGAGAGACCCAGCAGGGTGGCTAGCGATGGACCCAGACAGTGGACAAGTCACTGCCGCAGGGGTCTTGGACCGTGAGGATGAGCAGTTTGTGAGAAACAACATCTACGAAGTCATGGTCTTGGCCACAGATGATG GGAGCCCTCCCACCACTGGCACAGGGACCCTCCTGCTAACACTGATGGACATCAATGACCACGGTCCGGTCCCCGAGCCCCGTCAGATCACCATCTGCAACCAAAGCCCTGTGCCCCAGGTGCTAAACATCACAGACAAGGACTTGTCCCCCCACACTGCCCCTTTCCAGGCCCAACTCACACACGACTCGGACGTCTATTGGACAGCAGAAGTCAACGAGAAAG GAGACGCAGTAGCCTTGTCCCTGAAGAAGTTCCTAAAGCAAGGCGAATACGATGTGCACCTTTCCCTGTCCGACCACGGCAACAAGGAACAGCTGACAGTGATCAGAGCCACCGTGTGTGACTGCCACGGCAACATGGTGACCTGCCGGGACCCCTGGACGTGGGGtttcctcctccccatcctggGTGCTGCCCTGGCTCTGCTGC TCCTTCTGCTGGTGCTCCTATTCTTGGTGAGAAAGAAACGGAAGATCAAggaaccccttctcctcccagaagATGATACCCGTGACAACGTCTTCTACTACGGCGAAGAGGGGGGTGGCGAGGAGGACCAG GACTATGACATCACCCAGCTCCACCGGGGTCTGGAGGCCCGGCCTGAGGTGGTTCTCCGCAACGATGTGGCACCATCCTTCATCCCCACACCCATGTACCGTCCTCGGCCAGCCAACCCAGATGAAATCGGCAACTTCATCATTGAG AACCTGAAGGCAGCCAACACAGACCCCACGGCCCCGCCCTACGACTCCCTGTTGGTGTTCGACTATGAGGGCAGTGGCTCCGATGCCGCCTCTCTGAGCTCGCTCACCTCCTCAACCTCTGACCAGGACCAAGACTACAACTATCTGAATGAGTGGGGCAGCCGCTTCAAGAAGCTGGCGGACATGTACGGCGGGGGCCAGGACGACTAG
- the CDH3 gene encoding cadherin-3 isoform X6 → MGLRGGPLASLLLRFFLLLQAQVYWLPRAASEPCRAGFGEAEVTLEARGAELEPGQALGKVVFTDCPGQESALLTDDDFIVLNDETVQERKALKISPPAPVLRRRKREWVVPPISVPENGKGPFPQRLNQLKSNKDRGTKIFYSITGPGADSPPEGIFAIEKETGWLLLNKPLDREKIAKYELFGHAVSENGASVEDPMNISIIVTDQNDHKPKFTQDVFRGSVLEGVLPGTSVMQVTATDEDDAVNTYNGVVAYSIHSQEPKDPNDLMFTVHRSTGTISVISSGLDRERVPEYTLTIHATDMDGDGSSTTAMAIVEILDANDNAPVFDPQKYEARVPENTVSHEVQRLTVTDLDAPNSPAWRATYRIVGGDNGDHFTITTDPESNQGILTTQKGLDFEAKTQHTLYVEVINEVPFVVKLPTSTATVVVLVEDVNEPPVFVPPSKVIEIQEGISTGEPICAYTARDPDKGSQKISYHILRDPAGWLAMDPDSGQVTAAGVLDREDEQFVRNNIYEVMVLATDDGSPPTTGTGTLLLTLMDINDHGPVPEPRQITICNQSPVPQVLNITDKDLSPHTAPFQAQLTHDSDVYWTAEVNEKGDAVALSLKKFLKQGEYDVHLSLSDHGNKEQLTVIRATVCDCHGNMVTCRDPWTWGFLLPILGAALALLLLLLVLLFLVRKKRKIKEPLLLPEDDTRDNVFYYGEEGGGEEDQDYDITQLHRGLEARPEVVLRNDVAPSFIPTPMYRPRPANPDEIGNFIIENLKAANTDPTAPPYDSLLVFDYEGSGSDAASLSSLTSSTSDQDQDYNYLNEWGSRFKKLADMYGGGQDD, encoded by the exons TGGTCTTCACAGACTGCCCTGGGCAAGAGTCGGCCCTGCTGACTGACGATGACTTCATTGTTCTGAACGATGAAACAGTCCAG GAAAGGAAAGCACTGAAGATCTCCCCACCCGCACCTGTCTTACGAAGGCGCAAGAGAGAATGGGTGGTCCCGCCAATATCTGTGCCTGAGAATGGCAAGGGTCCTTTCCCCCAGAGGCTGAATCAG cTCAAATCTAATAAGGACAGAGGCACCAAGATTTTCTACAGCATCACGGGGCCTGGGGCAGACAGCCCACCAGAGGGTATCTTTGctatagagaaggaaacaggCTGGTTGTTGCTGAATAAGCCACTGGACCGGGAGAAGATTGCCAAGTATGAG CTCTTTGGCCATGCTGTATCAGAGAACGGCGCCTCTGTGGAAGATCCCATGAACATCTCCATCATTGTAACAGACCAGAATGACCACAAGCCCAAGTTCACCCAGGATGTCTTCAGAGGGAGCGTCTTGGAAGGGGTGCTACCTG GCACTTCCGTGATGCAGGTGACAGCCACGGATGAGGACGACGCCGTTAACACCTACAACGGTGTGGTTGCTTACTCCATCCACAGTCAAGAGCCAAAGGACCCGAATGACCTCATGTTCACAGTCCACCGGAGCACGGGTACCATCAGCGTCATCTCCAGTGGCCTGGACCGGGAA AGAGTCCCCGAGTACACACTGACCATCCATGCCACAGACATGGATGGGGACGGCTCCAGCACCACGGCTATGGCCATAGTGGAAATCCTCGATGCCAACGACAATGCTCCCGTGTTTGATCCCCAGAAG TATGAGGCCCGTGTGCCTGAGAACACAGTGAGCCACGAGGTGCAGAGGCTGACAGTGACTGATCTGGACGCCCCTAACTCACCAGCATGGCGTGCCACCTACCGCATCGTGGGAGGTGACAACGGGGACCATTTTACCATCACTACTGACCCCGAGAGCAACCAGGGTATCCTGACCACCCAGAAG GGCTTGGATTTTGAGGCCAAAACCCAGCACACCCTGTACGTCGAAGTGATCAACGAGGTTCCCTTTGTGGTGAAACTCCCGACCTCCACAGCCACCGTAGTGGTCCTCGTGGAGGATGTGAATGAGCCACCCGTGTTTGTCCCCCCGTCCAAAGTCATCGAAATCCAGGAGGGCATCTCCACTGGGGAGCCTATTTGTGCCTACACTGCACGGGACCCAGACAAGGGGAGTCAGAAGATCAG TTACCACATCCTGAGAGACCCAGCAGGGTGGCTAGCGATGGACCCAGACAGTGGACAAGTCACTGCCGCAGGGGTCTTGGACCGTGAGGATGAGCAGTTTGTGAGAAACAACATCTACGAAGTCATGGTCTTGGCCACAGATGATG GGAGCCCTCCCACCACTGGCACAGGGACCCTCCTGCTAACACTGATGGACATCAATGACCACGGTCCGGTCCCCGAGCCCCGTCAGATCACCATCTGCAACCAAAGCCCTGTGCCCCAGGTGCTAAACATCACAGACAAGGACTTGTCCCCCCACACTGCCCCTTTCCAGGCCCAACTCACACACGACTCGGACGTCTATTGGACAGCAGAAGTCAACGAGAAAG GAGACGCAGTAGCCTTGTCCCTGAAGAAGTTCCTAAAGCAAGGCGAATACGATGTGCACCTTTCCCTGTCCGACCACGGCAACAAGGAACAGCTGACAGTGATCAGAGCCACCGTGTGTGACTGCCACGGCAACATGGTGACCTGCCGGGACCCCTGGACGTGGGGtttcctcctccccatcctggGTGCTGCCCTGGCTCTGCTGC TCCTTCTGCTGGTGCTCCTATTCTTGGTGAGAAAGAAACGGAAGATCAAggaaccccttctcctcccagaagATGATACCCGTGACAACGTCTTCTACTACGGCGAAGAGGGGGGTGGCGAGGAGGACCAG GACTATGACATCACCCAGCTCCACCGGGGTCTGGAGGCCCGGCCTGAGGTGGTTCTCCGCAACGATGTGGCACCATCCTTCATCCCCACACCCATGTACCGTCCTCGGCCAGCCAACCCAGATGAAATCGGCAACTTCATCATTGAG AACCTGAAGGCAGCCAACACAGACCCCACGGCCCCGCCCTACGACTCCCTGTTGGTGTTCGACTATGAGGGCAGTGGCTCCGATGCCGCCTCTCTGAGCTCGCTCACCTCCTCAACCTCTGACCAGGACCAAGACTACAACTATCTGAATGAGTGGGGCAGCCGCTTCAAGAAGCTGGCGGACATGTACGGCGGGGGCCAGGACGACTAG